A single genomic interval of Lathyrus oleraceus cultivar Zhongwan6 chromosome 7, CAAS_Psat_ZW6_1.0, whole genome shotgun sequence harbors:
- the LOC127108465 gene encoding nudix hydrolase 17, mitochondrial isoform X1 — translation MVCLVSRTGRELQRYNNMGGRQVVGCIPYRYKQDMDGNKSNELEVLMVSSQKTQRLMFPKGGWELDESLEQAACRESLEEAGVIGLVECELGQWNFISKRHGIYYEGYMFPLFVKEQLDYWPEINLRTRVWMTVAQAREVCQHWWMKEALDILVQRLVSSQQQLKRKH, via the exons ATGGTTTGTTTGGTATCTCGAACTGGAAGAGAGTTGCAGAGATACAACAACATGGGTGGCAGACAAGTTGTAGG ATGCATACCTTATAGATATAAACAAGACATGGATGGTAATAAAAGCAACGAGTTGGAAGTACTAATGGTTAGTTCACAGAAAACTCAAAGGTTAATGTTTCCAAAGGGAGGATGGGAACTTGATGAATCTCTAGAACAAGCAGCTTGTAGGGAATCTCTTGAAGAAGCAGGTGTTATAGGATTAGTTGAG TGTGAATTGGGACAGTGGAATTTCATTAGCAAGAGACATGGAATATACTATGAAGGGTATATGTTCCCTTTGTTTGTGAAGGAGCAACTTGATTATTGGCCTGAGATAAATCTTAGGACAAGAGTATGG ATGACTGTTGCTCAAGCTAGAGAAGTTTGTCAACATTGGTGGATGAAGGAAGCATTAGATATATTGGTTCAAAGACTAGTTTCTTCACAACAACAACTAAAAAGGAAGCATTAG